A window from Theropithecus gelada isolate Dixy chromosome 1, Tgel_1.0, whole genome shotgun sequence encodes these proteins:
- the NCDN gene encoding neurochondrin isoform X2, translated as MSCCDLAAAGQLGKAGIMASDCEPALNQAEGRNPTLERYLGALREAKNDSEQFAALLLVTKAVKAGDIDAKTRRRIFDAVGFTFPNRLLTTKEAPDGCPDHVLRALGVALLACFCSDPELAAHPQVLNKIPILSTFLTARGDPDDAARRSMIDDTYQCLTAVAGTPRGPRHLIAGGTVSALCQAYLGHGYGFDQALALLVGLLAAAETQCWKEAEPDLLAVLRGLSEDFQKAEDASKFELCQLLPLFLPPTTVPPECYRDLQAGLARILGSKLSSWQRNPALKLAARLAHACGSDWIPAGSSGSKFLALLVNLACVEVRLALEETGTEVKEDVVTACYALMELGIQECTRCEQSLLKEPQKVQLVSVMKEAIGAVIHYLLQVGSEKQKEPFVFASVRILGAWLAEETSSLRKEVCQLLPFLVRYAKTLYEEAEEANDLSQQVANLAISPTTPGPTWPGDALRLLLPGWCHLTVEDGPREILIKEGAPSLLCKYFLQQWELTSPGHDTSVLPDSVEIGLQTCCHIFLNLVVTAPGLIKRDACFTSLMNTLMTSLPALVQQQGRLLLAANVATLGLLMARLLSTSPALQGTPASRGFFAAAILFLSQSHVARATPGSDQAVLALSPEYEGIWADLQELWFLGMQAFTGCVPLLPWLAPAALRSRWPQELLQLLGSVSPNSVKPEMVAAYQGVLVELARANRLCREAMRLQAGEETASHYRMAALEQCLSEP; from the exons TTGGGCAAGGCGGGCATCATGGCCTCGGATTGCGAGCCAGCTCTGAACCAGGCAGAGGGCCGAAACCCCACCCTGGAGCGCTACCTGGGAGCCCTCCGTGAGGCCAAGAATGACAGCGAGCAGTTTGCAGCCCTGCTGCTA GTGACCAAGGCAGTCAAAGCAGGTGACATAGATGCCAAAACTCGGCGGCGGATCTTCGATGCTGTCGGCTTCACCTTCCCCAATCGTCTCCTGACCACGAAGGAGGCGCCGGATGGCTGCCCTGACCATGTTCTGCGGGCTTTGGGCGTGGCCCTGCTGGCCTGCTTCTGCAGTGACCCCGAACTGGCCGCCCATCCCCAAGTCCTGAACAAGATTCCCATTCTTAGCACCTTCCTCACAGCCCGGGGGGACCCGGACGATGCTGCCCGCCGCTCCATGATTGATGACACCTACCAGTGCCTGACGGCTGTAGCAGGCACCCCCAGAGGGCCTCGGCACCTCATTGCTGGTGGCACCGTGTCTGCCCTGTGCCAGGCATACCTGGGGCATGGCTATGGCTTTGACCAGGCCCTGGCACTCCTGGTGGGGCTGCTGGCTGCTGCCGAGACACAGTGCTGGAAGGAGGCGGAGCCCGATCTGCTGGCCGTGTTGCGGGGCCTCAGTGAGGATTTCCAGAAAGCTGAGGATGCCAGCAAGTTTGAGCTCTGCCAGCTGCTGCCCCTCTTTTTGCCCCCGACGACCGTGCCCCCTGAATGCTACCGGGATCTGCAGGCCGGGCTGGCACGCATCCTGGGAAGCAAGCTAAGCTCCTGGCAGCGCAACCCTGCACTGAAGTTGGCAGCCCGCCTGGCACACGCCTGCGGCTCCGACTGGATCCCGGCGGGCAGCTCCGGGAGCAAGTTCCTGGCCCTGCTGGTGAATCTGGCGTGCGTGGAAGTGCGGCTGGCACTGGAGGAGACGGGCACGGAGGTGAAAGAGGATGTGGTGACCGCCTGCTATGCCCTCATGGAGTTGGGGATCCAGGAATGCACTCGCTGTGAGCAGTCACTGCTTAAGGAGCCACAGAAGGTGCAGCTCGTGAGCGTCATGAAGGAGGCCATAGGGGCTGTTATCCACTACCTGCTGCAG GTGGGGTCAGAGAAGCAGAAGGAGCCCTTTGTGTTTGCCTCGGTGCGGATCCTGGGTGCCTGGCTGGCCGAGGAGACCTCATCCTTGCGTAAGGAGGTGTGCCAGCTGCTGCCCTTCCTCGTCCGCTATGCCAAGACCCTCTACGAGGAGGCCGAGGAGGCCAATGACCTTTCCCAGCAGGTGGCCAACCTGGCCAtctcccccaccaccccaggGCCCACCTGGCCAGGAGACGCTCTCCG GCTCCTCCTGCCTGGCTGGTGCCACCTGACCGTCGAAGATGGGCCCCGGGAGATCCTGATCAAGGAAGGTGCCCCCTCGCTTCTGTGCAAGTATTTCCTGCAGCAGTGGGAGCTCACATCCCCTGGCCACGACACCTCAGTGCTGCCCGACAGCGTGGAGATTGGCCTGCAGACCTGCTGCCACATCTTCCTCAACCTCGTGGTCACCGCACCGGGGCTGATCAA GCGTGATGCCTGCTTCACATCTCTTATGAACACCCTGATGACATCGCTACCGGCACTAGTGCAGCAACAGGGAAGGCTGCTTCTGGCTGCTAACGTGGCCACCCTGGGGCTTCTCATGGCCCGGCTCCTTAGCACCTCTCCAG CTCTTCAGGGAACACCAGCATCCCGAGGGTTCTTCGCAGCTGCCATCCTCTTCCTATCGCAGTCCCACGTGGCGCGGGCCACCCCGGGCTCAGACCAGGCAGTGCTAGCCCTGTCCCCTGAGTATGAGGGCATCTGGGCTGACCTGCAGGAGCTCTGGTTCCTGGGCATGCAGGCCTTCACCGGCTGTGTGCCGCTGCTGCCCTGGCTGGCCCCTGCTGCCCTGCGCTCCCGCTGGCCCCAGGAGCTGCTCCAGCTGCTAGGCAGTGTCAGCCCCAACTCTGTCAAGCCCGAGATGGTGGCCGCCTATCAGGGTGTCCTGGTGGAGTTGGCGCGGGCCAACCGGCTGTGCCGGGAGGCCATGAGGCTGCAGGCGGGTGAGGAGACGGCCAGCCACTATCGCATGGCCGCCTTGGAGCAGTGCCTATCAGAGCCCTGA
- the NCDN gene encoding neurochondrin isoform X1: MVLLSRFLEVTLDQGPFFIPKGLQIQPLQGASPGELGKAGIMASDCEPALNQAEGRNPTLERYLGALREAKNDSEQFAALLLVTKAVKAGDIDAKTRRRIFDAVGFTFPNRLLTTKEAPDGCPDHVLRALGVALLACFCSDPELAAHPQVLNKIPILSTFLTARGDPDDAARRSMIDDTYQCLTAVAGTPRGPRHLIAGGTVSALCQAYLGHGYGFDQALALLVGLLAAAETQCWKEAEPDLLAVLRGLSEDFQKAEDASKFELCQLLPLFLPPTTVPPECYRDLQAGLARILGSKLSSWQRNPALKLAARLAHACGSDWIPAGSSGSKFLALLVNLACVEVRLALEETGTEVKEDVVTACYALMELGIQECTRCEQSLLKEPQKVQLVSVMKEAIGAVIHYLLQVGSEKQKEPFVFASVRILGAWLAEETSSLRKEVCQLLPFLVRYAKTLYEEAEEANDLSQQVANLAISPTTPGPTWPGDALRLLLPGWCHLTVEDGPREILIKEGAPSLLCKYFLQQWELTSPGHDTSVLPDSVEIGLQTCCHIFLNLVVTAPGLIKRDACFTSLMNTLMTSLPALVQQQGRLLLAANVATLGLLMARLLSTSPALQGTPASRGFFAAAILFLSQSHVARATPGSDQAVLALSPEYEGIWADLQELWFLGMQAFTGCVPLLPWLAPAALRSRWPQELLQLLGSVSPNSVKPEMVAAYQGVLVELARANRLCREAMRLQAGEETASHYRMAALEQCLSEP, encoded by the exons ATGGTCCTTCTTTCCCGCTTTCTGGAGGTGACCTTGGACCAGGGTCCCTTCTTTATCCCTAAGGGTTTGCAGATCCAGCCCCTTCAAGGGGCTTCCCCAGGGGAG TTGGGCAAGGCGGGCATCATGGCCTCGGATTGCGAGCCAGCTCTGAACCAGGCAGAGGGCCGAAACCCCACCCTGGAGCGCTACCTGGGAGCCCTCCGTGAGGCCAAGAATGACAGCGAGCAGTTTGCAGCCCTGCTGCTA GTGACCAAGGCAGTCAAAGCAGGTGACATAGATGCCAAAACTCGGCGGCGGATCTTCGATGCTGTCGGCTTCACCTTCCCCAATCGTCTCCTGACCACGAAGGAGGCGCCGGATGGCTGCCCTGACCATGTTCTGCGGGCTTTGGGCGTGGCCCTGCTGGCCTGCTTCTGCAGTGACCCCGAACTGGCCGCCCATCCCCAAGTCCTGAACAAGATTCCCATTCTTAGCACCTTCCTCACAGCCCGGGGGGACCCGGACGATGCTGCCCGCCGCTCCATGATTGATGACACCTACCAGTGCCTGACGGCTGTAGCAGGCACCCCCAGAGGGCCTCGGCACCTCATTGCTGGTGGCACCGTGTCTGCCCTGTGCCAGGCATACCTGGGGCATGGCTATGGCTTTGACCAGGCCCTGGCACTCCTGGTGGGGCTGCTGGCTGCTGCCGAGACACAGTGCTGGAAGGAGGCGGAGCCCGATCTGCTGGCCGTGTTGCGGGGCCTCAGTGAGGATTTCCAGAAAGCTGAGGATGCCAGCAAGTTTGAGCTCTGCCAGCTGCTGCCCCTCTTTTTGCCCCCGACGACCGTGCCCCCTGAATGCTACCGGGATCTGCAGGCCGGGCTGGCACGCATCCTGGGAAGCAAGCTAAGCTCCTGGCAGCGCAACCCTGCACTGAAGTTGGCAGCCCGCCTGGCACACGCCTGCGGCTCCGACTGGATCCCGGCGGGCAGCTCCGGGAGCAAGTTCCTGGCCCTGCTGGTGAATCTGGCGTGCGTGGAAGTGCGGCTGGCACTGGAGGAGACGGGCACGGAGGTGAAAGAGGATGTGGTGACCGCCTGCTATGCCCTCATGGAGTTGGGGATCCAGGAATGCACTCGCTGTGAGCAGTCACTGCTTAAGGAGCCACAGAAGGTGCAGCTCGTGAGCGTCATGAAGGAGGCCATAGGGGCTGTTATCCACTACCTGCTGCAG GTGGGGTCAGAGAAGCAGAAGGAGCCCTTTGTGTTTGCCTCGGTGCGGATCCTGGGTGCCTGGCTGGCCGAGGAGACCTCATCCTTGCGTAAGGAGGTGTGCCAGCTGCTGCCCTTCCTCGTCCGCTATGCCAAGACCCTCTACGAGGAGGCCGAGGAGGCCAATGACCTTTCCCAGCAGGTGGCCAACCTGGCCAtctcccccaccaccccaggGCCCACCTGGCCAGGAGACGCTCTCCG GCTCCTCCTGCCTGGCTGGTGCCACCTGACCGTCGAAGATGGGCCCCGGGAGATCCTGATCAAGGAAGGTGCCCCCTCGCTTCTGTGCAAGTATTTCCTGCAGCAGTGGGAGCTCACATCCCCTGGCCACGACACCTCAGTGCTGCCCGACAGCGTGGAGATTGGCCTGCAGACCTGCTGCCACATCTTCCTCAACCTCGTGGTCACCGCACCGGGGCTGATCAA GCGTGATGCCTGCTTCACATCTCTTATGAACACCCTGATGACATCGCTACCGGCACTAGTGCAGCAACAGGGAAGGCTGCTTCTGGCTGCTAACGTGGCCACCCTGGGGCTTCTCATGGCCCGGCTCCTTAGCACCTCTCCAG CTCTTCAGGGAACACCAGCATCCCGAGGGTTCTTCGCAGCTGCCATCCTCTTCCTATCGCAGTCCCACGTGGCGCGGGCCACCCCGGGCTCAGACCAGGCAGTGCTAGCCCTGTCCCCTGAGTATGAGGGCATCTGGGCTGACCTGCAGGAGCTCTGGTTCCTGGGCATGCAGGCCTTCACCGGCTGTGTGCCGCTGCTGCCCTGGCTGGCCCCTGCTGCCCTGCGCTCCCGCTGGCCCCAGGAGCTGCTCCAGCTGCTAGGCAGTGTCAGCCCCAACTCTGTCAAGCCCGAGATGGTGGCCGCCTATCAGGGTGTCCTGGTGGAGTTGGCGCGGGCCAACCGGCTGTGCCGGGAGGCCATGAGGCTGCAGGCGGGTGAGGAGACGGCCAGCCACTATCGCATGGCCGCCTTGGAGCAGTGCCTATCAGAGCCCTGA
- the NCDN gene encoding neurochondrin isoform X3, protein MASDCEPALNQAEGRNPTLERYLGALREAKNDSEQFAALLLVTKAVKAGDIDAKTRRRIFDAVGFTFPNRLLTTKEAPDGCPDHVLRALGVALLACFCSDPELAAHPQVLNKIPILSTFLTARGDPDDAARRSMIDDTYQCLTAVAGTPRGPRHLIAGGTVSALCQAYLGHGYGFDQALALLVGLLAAAETQCWKEAEPDLLAVLRGLSEDFQKAEDASKFELCQLLPLFLPPTTVPPECYRDLQAGLARILGSKLSSWQRNPALKLAARLAHACGSDWIPAGSSGSKFLALLVNLACVEVRLALEETGTEVKEDVVTACYALMELGIQECTRCEQSLLKEPQKVQLVSVMKEAIGAVIHYLLQVGSEKQKEPFVFASVRILGAWLAEETSSLRKEVCQLLPFLVRYAKTLYEEAEEANDLSQQVANLAISPTTPGPTWPGDALRLLLPGWCHLTVEDGPREILIKEGAPSLLCKYFLQQWELTSPGHDTSVLPDSVEIGLQTCCHIFLNLVVTAPGLIKRDACFTSLMNTLMTSLPALVQQQGRLLLAANVATLGLLMARLLSTSPALQGTPASRGFFAAAILFLSQSHVARATPGSDQAVLALSPEYEGIWADLQELWFLGMQAFTGCVPLLPWLAPAALRSRWPQELLQLLGSVSPNSVKPEMVAAYQGVLVELARANRLCREAMRLQAGEETASHYRMAALEQCLSEP, encoded by the exons ATGGCCTCGGATTGCGAGCCAGCTCTGAACCAGGCAGAGGGCCGAAACCCCACCCTGGAGCGCTACCTGGGAGCCCTCCGTGAGGCCAAGAATGACAGCGAGCAGTTTGCAGCCCTGCTGCTA GTGACCAAGGCAGTCAAAGCAGGTGACATAGATGCCAAAACTCGGCGGCGGATCTTCGATGCTGTCGGCTTCACCTTCCCCAATCGTCTCCTGACCACGAAGGAGGCGCCGGATGGCTGCCCTGACCATGTTCTGCGGGCTTTGGGCGTGGCCCTGCTGGCCTGCTTCTGCAGTGACCCCGAACTGGCCGCCCATCCCCAAGTCCTGAACAAGATTCCCATTCTTAGCACCTTCCTCACAGCCCGGGGGGACCCGGACGATGCTGCCCGCCGCTCCATGATTGATGACACCTACCAGTGCCTGACGGCTGTAGCAGGCACCCCCAGAGGGCCTCGGCACCTCATTGCTGGTGGCACCGTGTCTGCCCTGTGCCAGGCATACCTGGGGCATGGCTATGGCTTTGACCAGGCCCTGGCACTCCTGGTGGGGCTGCTGGCTGCTGCCGAGACACAGTGCTGGAAGGAGGCGGAGCCCGATCTGCTGGCCGTGTTGCGGGGCCTCAGTGAGGATTTCCAGAAAGCTGAGGATGCCAGCAAGTTTGAGCTCTGCCAGCTGCTGCCCCTCTTTTTGCCCCCGACGACCGTGCCCCCTGAATGCTACCGGGATCTGCAGGCCGGGCTGGCACGCATCCTGGGAAGCAAGCTAAGCTCCTGGCAGCGCAACCCTGCACTGAAGTTGGCAGCCCGCCTGGCACACGCCTGCGGCTCCGACTGGATCCCGGCGGGCAGCTCCGGGAGCAAGTTCCTGGCCCTGCTGGTGAATCTGGCGTGCGTGGAAGTGCGGCTGGCACTGGAGGAGACGGGCACGGAGGTGAAAGAGGATGTGGTGACCGCCTGCTATGCCCTCATGGAGTTGGGGATCCAGGAATGCACTCGCTGTGAGCAGTCACTGCTTAAGGAGCCACAGAAGGTGCAGCTCGTGAGCGTCATGAAGGAGGCCATAGGGGCTGTTATCCACTACCTGCTGCAG GTGGGGTCAGAGAAGCAGAAGGAGCCCTTTGTGTTTGCCTCGGTGCGGATCCTGGGTGCCTGGCTGGCCGAGGAGACCTCATCCTTGCGTAAGGAGGTGTGCCAGCTGCTGCCCTTCCTCGTCCGCTATGCCAAGACCCTCTACGAGGAGGCCGAGGAGGCCAATGACCTTTCCCAGCAGGTGGCCAACCTGGCCAtctcccccaccaccccaggGCCCACCTGGCCAGGAGACGCTCTCCG GCTCCTCCTGCCTGGCTGGTGCCACCTGACCGTCGAAGATGGGCCCCGGGAGATCCTGATCAAGGAAGGTGCCCCCTCGCTTCTGTGCAAGTATTTCCTGCAGCAGTGGGAGCTCACATCCCCTGGCCACGACACCTCAGTGCTGCCCGACAGCGTGGAGATTGGCCTGCAGACCTGCTGCCACATCTTCCTCAACCTCGTGGTCACCGCACCGGGGCTGATCAA GCGTGATGCCTGCTTCACATCTCTTATGAACACCCTGATGACATCGCTACCGGCACTAGTGCAGCAACAGGGAAGGCTGCTTCTGGCTGCTAACGTGGCCACCCTGGGGCTTCTCATGGCCCGGCTCCTTAGCACCTCTCCAG CTCTTCAGGGAACACCAGCATCCCGAGGGTTCTTCGCAGCTGCCATCCTCTTCCTATCGCAGTCCCACGTGGCGCGGGCCACCCCGGGCTCAGACCAGGCAGTGCTAGCCCTGTCCCCTGAGTATGAGGGCATCTGGGCTGACCTGCAGGAGCTCTGGTTCCTGGGCATGCAGGCCTTCACCGGCTGTGTGCCGCTGCTGCCCTGGCTGGCCCCTGCTGCCCTGCGCTCCCGCTGGCCCCAGGAGCTGCTCCAGCTGCTAGGCAGTGTCAGCCCCAACTCTGTCAAGCCCGAGATGGTGGCCGCCTATCAGGGTGTCCTGGTGGAGTTGGCGCGGGCCAACCGGCTGTGCCGGGAGGCCATGAGGCTGCAGGCGGGTGAGGAGACGGCCAGCCACTATCGCATGGCCGCCTTGGAGCAGTGCCTATCAGAGCCCTGA